AAGAAATGAAAGCTTGTGCAGAAGCTGAAGGAGTAGAGGCAGAATATATAAGAGAAGGAATAGCTAAGGGACATATAGTAATTTGTAAAAATAAAAAAAATAAAGTTACAAAACCTTGTGCTATTGGGAAAGGGCTAAGAACTAAAGTAAATGTTAATATAGGAACTTCTAAGGATAGGCTATCAGTAGAAGAAGAATTAAAAAAGCTTGAAATAGCAATAAAATATGGAACAGATACTGTAATGGATCTTTCTACAGGTGGAGAGCTTGACGAAATAAGAAAACTTATCAGAGAAAATTGTCCTGTTCCTCTTGGAACTGTTCCCATTTATCAGGCAGCTATTGAGGCAGTTGAAAAACATCATAAATCTATTGTGGAAATGACAGTTTCTGAAATTTTTAAAGTAATAGAAAAACAAGCTGAAGATGGCATAGATTTTATGACAGTCCATTGTGGAGTTACTAAACAAAGCTTAGAAAGACTTAAAAATAAAGAACGAATACTTGGGATAGTTTCAAGAGGAGGCTCTTTTATTGCAGAATGGATGATTTATAATAATAAAGAAAATCCCCTCTATGAATATTTTGATGAACTTCTTGAAATTGCATATAATTATGATATTACTCTTTCCTTAGGTGATGGTATAAGACCTGGTTGTATTGCTGATGCAACCGATGGAGGACAAATTCAGGAATTAATAATACTTGGAGAGTTAACTTTAAGAGCTTGGGATAAAGGTGTTCAAGTAATGATTGAAGGTCCAGGACATGTCCCTTTAGATCAAATCGAAGCTAATGTCAAATTAGAGAAAAAACTTTGTCACGGAGCTCCTTTTTATGTTTTGGGTCCGCTTCCAACAGATATTGCTCCAGGATATGATCATTTAGTAGGTGCTATAGGAGGAGCTATAGCAGGTGCTGCAGGAGCTGATTTTTTATGCTATCTTACCCCAGCAGAACACTTGAGACTTCCTACAATTGAAGATGTAAAAGAAGGCCTTATTGCTTCTAAAATAGCTGCTCATATAGCTGATCTTGTAAAAGGTATCAAGGGAGCTTGGGAATGGGATTTAGAAATGGCAAAAGCAAGAGCAAGGCTTGACTGGGAGGCTCAGATTGAACTTTCTATTGATCCAGAAAAGGCAAGAAGGTATAGAATTGAAGGCGGAATCTCTCAAAGTAAAGCCTGTACCATGTGCGGACCTTATTGCGCTATAAAAATTTTTGAATCAGCTTATAAATTTTTAAAAGGAAAAGATTTTTCATTAAATGACTCC
The window above is part of the Thermodesulfobacterium geofontis OPF15 genome. Proteins encoded here:
- the thiC gene encoding phosphomethylpyrimidine synthase ThiC — protein: MMCTLKRLAEKGIITEEMKACAEAEGVEAEYIREGIAKGHIVICKNKKNKVTKPCAIGKGLRTKVNVNIGTSKDRLSVEEELKKLEIAIKYGTDTVMDLSTGGELDEIRKLIRENCPVPLGTVPIYQAAIEAVEKHHKSIVEMTVSEIFKVIEKQAEDGIDFMTVHCGVTKQSLERLKNKERILGIVSRGGSFIAEWMIYNNKENPLYEYFDELLEIAYNYDITLSLGDGIRPGCIADATDGGQIQELIILGELTLRAWDKGVQVMIEGPGHVPLDQIEANVKLEKKLCHGAPFYVLGPLPTDIAPGYDHLVGAIGGAIAGAAGADFLCYLTPAEHLRLPTIEDVKEGLIASKIAAHIADLVKGIKGAWEWDLEMAKARARLDWEAQIELSIDPEKARRYRIEGGISQSKACTMCGPYCAIKIFESAYKFLKGKDFSLNDSKS